The DNA region CGAAACTGTACTGTCGAGGGGGCGTCGGTAGGCGTTATCCGTTTCGATACACCTGCCTCGGATGGCAACGACTACAACACTATAGAGAACAACATCATCCGTGATCGCTCCGATACCGACGGTGTGCCCTTGTATCTGATTTATAGTACCGGGATAAGCTACTCCAATAGCAACATCGCGATCAATGGCAACATCATGAGAAATTTCTCCTTCAGAGCAATCTACTCGTCGAGTTCTTCATCCTCAGATCAGTGGACGATCACCAACAACACCATCACCCAGGATGTTGCCCGATCCACCGCGATGACAGCGATCGACCTGAACGCCAAGGGAACCAACACCATCAGCGACAACTTAATTCATGACCTCTCCACGTCAAACACAAGCATCACTTGCGGAATCTGGATCAACGCTCCCGGAGCGGACGGCGTCCAGACGATCTCGGGCAACAGCATTTTCAACCTCTCTGCGACATCTTCCGGACCAATCCATGCCATCCATGTAGATCATCCCGGCAACGTCAGAACTCTTGTCACCGGCAACCACATTTATGGTTTCGGTACTACATCTTCTTTTGATTCGGAGCTGTGCGGCATATTCAACAATGGCGTATCCGGATCAATTACCCCGGTCGATATCGTCAACAACATGATCACCCTCGCTCCAGATATCACTGATAACTGCACGTTCTATGGCATTTGCGATCGTGGTTATGCGGGTAACGTGACAAACGTATATTTCAACACCGTTTACCTCGGCGGAAACCTCACCTCGGCGCTGAACCCAACCTGGGGGATCGTTCAGATGGGGCCTACGGCGATGACCGTGAAGAACAACATCGCCTACAACGCCCGCACTACCGGAATTGGATCGCATTATGCTCTAGGCAAGTTTACTTCGGGGACTTTCACCTCAGACTACAACGCCTGTGCGGGGACCGGCGACACCATCCCGGCAAACTTCATGTACGACGGCAGTGCGGGAGTGAGCTTTGAGACATGGCAAGCCGGGGGACGGGACCAGAACTCAAGGAGTGATACGGCCGCCGGCATGGCCGGGCATCACATGGTGGATTTCGAAGACAGCAACAACGTCATCGGTGACCTGCACCTCGTCCCTGACTCCTGCCTTTTCGCGGACAACACTGGCATCCCCATTTTCGGGTACACCACGGATTTCGACGGGGACACCCGCGACATAACGCACCCGGACATCGGAGCGGATGAGTTCTTCGCGCTGCCCCGGGCCCCCTTTGATCTGAACATCGACAATTTCACCGACATCCTCCTGAGGCACGAAACATCCAAGGAACTAACATGTTGGCTAATCTCTTACTCAGGCGCCGCCCAAGGACCCGATATGGGTTTGGTGACCGGGACGGACTGGCAGCTGACCGGCGTGGCGGACTTCGACGGCAACGGGTACGCGGACATCCTGTGGCGGCAGGCCTCCACCGGCGTGACGTCCGTCTGGAAGATGAACGCGGCCGGGCACTCCGCCGACTTCTCTCACGGGGCCATCCCGACGGGCTGGCAGATCGCGGCCGTGGCCGACCTCGACGCGGACCGCAAGGCCGACCTGCTGCTGCGCAACACGACCACCCACGACTGCGTGATCTGGTACTGCGCCGACGGGGGGGTGGTGAAGTTCGAGAAGTACCTCCGCACCGTCGATGCCGACTGGGTGGTGCTGGGCACCGGCGACCTGAACCTGGACGGCCGGGCCGACATCTTCTGGCGGAACACTGTGACCGGAGACCTTTCTGCCTGGTTCGTCAACGAAAATGGCTACCTGGGCGGAATGACACCCGGCAACCTGGCCGCAGACACGAAGGTTGTCGGGATCGGCGACGCGGACCGGGACTACAAGGCCGACCTCTTTCTACGTGACACCACCACGGGGGACCTGACGATCTGGTTCTGCGACGAGACCCACCTCAAGGGGACCGCTCCCTTCGGCTTCAACGGAAGCACCGATTGGAAGGTCGCGGGTATCGGCGACTACAACCATGACTTCCAGAGCGACCTCCTGTGGTTCAACAGCTCCAGCGGCGCCCTCGTGGTCTGGTATGGTGATGATACAGGCTTCCTCGGAGACCTCTACGTCGGCACCGTGGACGTGGCCTGGAAGCCCCAGAACGACCTCAACTTCGGCGGCCGCTCGCTCCTGAGCCTGCTCGGGGTGACCCCGATCTGGCAGTAGCCCCTCCCGGGCCCCTTCCCAGGCCCCGGACCGGTTCCCCCCGGTCCGGGGCCTGTCTTTTATGATACTCCCGCGAAAAGTCGTTTTTGCCCGCGAATCACGCGAATGAACGCGAAGAAGAAATCAATAAAACACAGATATTATTCGTGTTATAAATTCGCGCCTATGCGATTTATTCGCGGGAAATCTCCCTTTCGCGACTTTTTACGGGGTCAACAGGCTTAAAAAGCCCGGACCCATCAAACCACAAAGAACGCAAAGACACGCAAAGAACACAAAGAGCGCAAAAAAGGTCCGGACTCCTGGATTTCAATGTTTTTTGAAGGCTTGTCTTTCTTAGGGGTTCCCTCTTCCGGTTTGTCCGGGTTAAGATAAACGAATGAACCTGACGGCAGACCCCGAACCGAAACCCGCCCGTTACGGGCTTGTCGTCCTCGCCATCGGCCTGGCCCCGTTCCTGGGGAACCTGGACGGCAGCATCGTCATGATCGCCACGCCCACCCTGGCGCGGACCTTTCACGCGGACACGGCGGACGTTTCCCTGGTCGTCGTGGCCTACCTCCTGGTGATGGCCGGTTTCTCGCTGATCTTCGGAAAACTGGGCGACCGGGTGGGCACGGATCGCGTCTTCATGGCGGGGTACGCGGTGCTCACGCTGGGTTCGGTCCTCTGCGGCCTGGCGCCGGGGCTTGGGGCCCTGGTGGCGTTCCGCGTGGTCCAGGCGGTGGGCGGCACCATGCTCTGCGCCACCTACTGCGCCCTCATCGCGTCGAACCTTCCCGAGAACGTGCGGGGACGGGCCTTCGGCTTCACCAGCGTGCTGTCCAGCGTCGGTTTCGCCATCGGGGCCCCCGTGGGCGGTTACATCCTCGAGGCGTCCAGTTGGCACTGGCTGTTCCTGCTCAACGTCCCTTTCGGCCTGGCGGGGCTCTTCCTCTCCTGGAAGCACCTGCGCCGGGAGCGTCCGGCCTGCCCGGAGAAGACCCCCTGGGATACCCGGGGCGCGGTGCTGAGCCTTCTCGCCCTGCTCTCTCTTGTCTCCGCGCTGCAGCTGGGGCAGCAGTCCGGCTGGGTCGCCCCGCTGCCGCTCGCGCTCTTCGGCGTCACGCTGGCCTGCGCCGCGGCGTTCGTCGTCCGGGAGCGGACCTTCCCCCACCCCCTCGTGGCCCCGGCGATCTTCCGGGACGCCGCCACGGGGATGGCGATCCTGTCGGCCCTCCTGGTCCTCCTGATCCTGGACGGCCTCCTGTTCGTTTTCCCGTACTACCTGGAAGTGGTGAAAGGCCTCGCGTCCGACCGTTCCGGGCTGGTGCTCATGGCGCTGCCGGCCGCGATCTTCGTGTTCAGCCCCCTGGCCGGCTACCTGTCCGACAAGCGCAGCCCCCGGCTGATCACCAGCCTGTCGGGGGCCGGCCTGTTCGTCGGGACGTCCCTGTTCCTCTTCTGCGACGCCCGGACGCCCCTGGCCTACGTCGTCGCCGCCTTCGCGGTGTTCGGCGTCTCGTTCGCCTTCTTCCTCACGGCCAACGTCACCTTCATTATGGGACGGGCCGAACCGGGCGTCCGGGGCGTTCTCTCCGGGGTCCTGGCCGTGATCAACAACGTGGGCGCCCTGCTGGGGGTGGCCGTGTTCCAGGTGGTTTTCGCCCTGGGGGCGGCGGGCCCGGCGGCCCCGTCCGTCCTGGCGGTCCGGGGCTTCCAGCGCGCGGCCCTGCTGGCCGTGGCCCTCTCCGTCCCCATCCTGCTGAACGCCCTGTTCGGCCGCACGAAGCGGCCGTGATCGCCCCCCCGGCTTGAACCGTTGCAGCCTTTTTATGGTGAAACCCTGGTTGCGTTTTGCGTGCTTTCGGCCCCTCTGCCGGTTTACCCGGGCAACGCTTTCTCCGGCAACCGGATGCAGAGCATCGTGAGGTCGTCGCAGCGCTCCCCGACGCCGGTGAAGTCGGACACCGCCCGCCGGACGCCCTCCACGATCTCCCGGGCCGTCGACTCCCCGGGGAGTTCGAGCAGGGCCGCCCGGAGCCGCTCTTCGGAGAACTGCTCGCCGCCCGGGCCCCGGGCTTCCGTGACCCCGTCCGAGTAGGCGAACAGGGCCCCTCCCGCGTCCAGTTCGAGGGACTCCGCCTCAAAGCGCGCTTCTCCGGTCAAGCCGACGAGCATGTTGGCCCTCGCCCGGACGAAGTCGAACGCGCCCCCCCGGCGGAGCAGGGGGTGGGGGTGACCCCCGTTGCAGTACTCCAGCCGGCCCGTCGACAGGTCCAGAAAGCCGCAGAAGACCGTGGCGTACATGCAGGCGCGGTTGTCGAGGGCGAGGGTGTCGTTGACGTTCCGGAGGATCTCGTCGGGTCTCAACCCCATTAGGGCGTACTTCTTCAGGAGGACCTTGACGGTGGTCATGAAGAGGGCGGCCGAGACGTTCTTGCCCGAAACGTCGCCGATGGCGAAGAACAGGCGGCTCTCGTCCGGGAAGAAGTGGTCGTAGAAGTCGCCGCTGACGACCCGGCTGGGTTCCAGGCAGGCCGCCAGGTCCAATTCGGCGCCCGGGGCGAAGGCGGGGAAGTCGGCTGGCAACGAAGCGCGCTGGATGCGGGCGGCCAGCCGGATCTCCTCTTCGACGGCCTCCCGGGCGGCAATGGACTCGGCCAGCTGCCGGACGTGGACCTTCAGGTCTTCCGCCATGGCGTTGAAGCTCGCGGCCAGCTCGCCGATCTCGCCGCCGGAAGGGATGTCGATGCGTTGGTCGAGGTCCCCGCGGCCGAGACGGCGGGCCGCTTCGGTCAGCCGGACCAGCGGCCGGGTGACGGCCCTCGCCAGGGTGGAACCGATGAGAAACCCCGCGGCGAGCACGGCCGCGAACACCATCAGGGCGACGACCCGGATCCGGTCGTAAAGCGAAGCGAATTTCCCGCGGATGGCGGCGACGTGCCCGGCGATCCGCGCGCCGGCTTCCCGGACCTGCCCGGCCAGGAAATCCTTCGACAGGACCTTGACCAGCGTGCACCGGAGCTTGGGCATCCCGTAGTAGAGGAACAGCCAGTCCCGGCCCGAGAGGGTGCACTCGCGGGCCCCGCCGTCCCGGTCGGAACGGAGGATGGAACCGACCGTTTCCGACAGCGGGTCCCCGGGAGGTCCCAGCAGGGGCCGGCCAACCGTGAAACGGGCCTCGAAGGGGTCCCTGGAGAGGCCTTCCGTCACCAGGACCCGGCCGGAGCGGTCGACCACGAAGAGGAAGCCCGGCCGGTACGCCTCCACATCCAGCACGTGCGACAGGACGGCGTGCAGGTCGGGTTCCGGCACGGGGGCGGCGGGCGGGTCCCCGGCGGCCCGGCGCCCGGCCGGCGAAGCGCCCGGGGCGGGGGTGACCCGGGCCTCCGCGACCCGTTGCCCGATGAGGTCCGCGTAGGCTTTCAGGTCCGAGAAGACCAGTTCCGTGACGATGGCGTTCTTGAGCTGCCGGCCGGCCAGGCCCTCGAAGTCGTCGAGGTCGTCCATGGAGCGGGTGAAGACGTCCGACACGCCGGAGCGGGTGTAGGCCTGGATGCCCAGGTAGCCGAGTGCGCACAGAAGGAGGACGACGGCCAGTAGTCCCAGGGTCCCGGCCTTGATGGAAGGTCTCGTGACGATCGGTTTGAATGGCATACGGGCTCACTTCGCGGCAAGGGTGAAGGTCACGCGGTTCTCACCGCCGGTCCGTTCATACCGCAGGTCGTCGGCCAGGCCCTTCACGACGGAGAGGCCGAAGCCGCCCCGGGCCCCCCCCTTGCCGGGAGGCCCGCCTTCGGGACAGAGCGGGTTGAAGGGGCGACCCCGGTCGGCGATCTCCACCTGGAAACGGCCGGGGCCGCCGCCGACCGTGATCCACAGGGGACGCCCGCCGCCGTCGGCAACCGGGGGCGCGTCGGGGTAGGCGTGCCGGATGACGTTGGCGATCAGTTCGTCGGCGACGACATGGGCGGTGTCCAGCACGTCCTTGCCGGCCCCCAGCGCGGCCAGGCCCTCCCGGATGAAGGCGGTCATCTCCGGGAACCGGCCCAGTTCCGCGGGAAAAAGGGCGGTCACGGCGGCACTCAGACGACATCGACGAACTGGCCGATCCCGCTCATCCGGATCACCTTGGCCACTAGGTCCCGGGCCCCCCGCAACTCCACCTTCATGCCCTGCCGGATCTTGTCCCGGGCGAAGAAGATCACCCTCAGCCCGGAGCTGGCCATCAGCGTCACCCCGGACAGGTCGAACACGATCCGGCACACTTCCGGGCCCACGGCGGGTTCGAGCTGGTCCTGGACGACCTGGGCGCCCGCGGTGTCGAATTCGCCCTCGAGGCCCAGGATCAGCGTCCGGCCGTCCGCTTCGGTCTCGAAACGATAATTGATCATTCTAGTACTCCTCCGTGTGTGGGTTCATCCCCCGCCTTCGCGGGGAGCGCCGGGCCGCCGGTGGACCCCCGGAACAGGCCGGGATCGGGGACGCGCTGCCCGGCCCCCGGAACAGGCCCTCAGGGGCACGCCCCGGTCTCCGCCCAGGCGAAGACGGCCGAGCAGAGCGCTTCGACGTGACCCCGGTCGGTGATGCAGCTCAGGTGGTCCCCCGGGACCCCGGTGACGGTGACGTCCCGGGCGTAGCGGTCTTGGCAGGACTGCAGGGTGATCCGCGCCACCTCCTCCCGGGTCCCCCGGGCGGCGCACAGCAGTGCGGCGCCCCCGAACTTCCGGGGAGGTTCCTCGTACGCGAGCATCTCGCCGAGCTGCTGGCGCCAGATGTTCCGGTAGCCCAGGGCCACCCGCAGGGCGTGGTCCCGGCTCACGTCCCCGCGGGGGAAGAGCATGGCGGCGATCCGCCGGAGCGGGTCCTGCTCCCGGTCCGCGGGCGTGGCCTCCGCCCCCGGGGCGAAGAAGACCCGGACGACGTCCACCAGGGCGGCATCCATGTCCTCGGTTCCGAGGGACTCCGTCACGCTGTGGATCTTGTGCAGATAGCCGTCGATGTTGATGAGGTTGACGTGCGCATACCCGAGGTCCTCCAGGCGCAGGGCCACGTCCAGGGAAAGGACCGCCCCCACGGAGTGCCCGGCCAGGTAGAGCGGGGACCCCGGGGCGTCCCGCCGCGTGATCTCCCCCACGTAGCGGGTGAGGGCCTCCTCCCGGGAGGCGAAGGGGACCATGGTGCCGTACATCCCCTTCGGCTCGAGGAAAACCACCCGGAACCGCTCCGAGAGGCGGAGGCACAGGGTGGAGTACGAACCCACGGACCCGATGAGGCCCGGGAAAACGTACAGGTTGGGCGCCCCGGGGGCCCGGGGCTCGAACTCCACGGGCTTCCACGCGTCCCCGGGCGGTTCCCCCGCCCGGGCGTCCCGGACGGCTTCCGCCAAACCGGCGACGGAGAACCGGGTGGCGACGTCGGCCAACGACAGGTCCAGGCCGAACTTCTGGTTGACCAGGGCCAGGAGTGACAGGGTCCGGAGGGAGGTGCACCCCTGCAGGAAGAGGCTTTCCGAGCGGTCGATCCCCACCCCGTCGCCCGCTTCCAGGACGGTCCGGGCGATGTCCCGGACCTGGCGTTCCAGGTCGTCGCCCGGGAGGGAGGGGGCGACCGGGGCGCGGGGCGCCGGCGGCAGGGTCCCGAAGTCCGCCCGGGCGCGGTCGCCGAAGGCCCGCAGGAACGGGGCGTGACGAAGGATGTCCAGGTGGGGGCATTCCACGGGGACCTCCTCCAGGTCGTCGGCGATCGGCCGCAGGGAGTACCCCGCGGGGTCGGTGAAGTACTCGGCGTAACCCGGCAGCGTCGGGTCGGGGACCGTGCACCGGAAGTGGGTGACGGGGACGGTGGCGGGCCCCGGGGAATAGCCCTCGTACCACTCGGAGCAGGGCAGGTCGCGGTGCGCCCTGAGCAGGCCGGGGATGAGCGGGTCGACCAGGTACAGCCGGCGGACCCGGATGCCGCGCGACTTCAGCCGGGCGGCCACCTCGAGGGCGATGGGGCCCCCGAAGCTGTAACCCGCCACGCCGCACTCCGACCGGGACAGCAGCGCGCCGTGCTCCGTCGTCAGGACCCGGACGTAGTGGTCCGCCAGGTCCCCGAACCCGTGCAACGGGACCTGCCCGGCGACCACCCCGTCCCGGAGGTAGCGCTTGCGGTAGAAGTTGTCCACCAGGATCACGTGGACGTCCCGGGGCAACGCGGGGTAGAGGGTGGCCATGTAGGCCTCGTAGCCCGAGTCGGGGTGGATGACGATCATCACCCGGTCGGTGTCGGCGTCCGCGTTGAGGGCGAGGGTGGGGATGTACTCAAACTCGGGGGCGTCCAGGTCCGGGTGCGTCCCCCGGGACGCGGTCTCCGGGATGTGCCGAATGATATCCCGCAGGGCGTTCCCGAACGCCTCGGCGAAGCGGTCGGCGTCCGCCGCCTCCAGTCGCGCCGCGACGTGGAAGCGCAACGCCCCCTCCGCCACGAACCCGTTGACGGCGATCCGGCTGTCGTCCCGGTTCTCGGGGGCGGACCCGCGCCCCGGGGGTTCCGCGGTCAGCTGCCAGAAAGCCTCACCGGCGCCGCTTTCCAGCTGCCCCAGGTAGTTGAAGGTGACGGGGGGCAGCCCGGCGTCTGCCAACCGCGTGTCCGACGCATCCCGCGCCGCCTCGCTGAACGCCCCCCAGCCCAGACCCTTGCAGGGGACCTGGCGCAAGGTCCGCTGGATCTCCGCGAGGCTCCTTCCCACTGTTTCCCGCAGCGGGAGAGCCATCGGGTAGCGGGTGGTGAACCAGCCCACGGTGTGGCTGTGGTCGATGGCGGGGTCGATGGGTTCGCGCCCGTGCCCTTCCAGGGTGACCCCCTGGCGGTCGCCGCCGTGCCACTCCCGCAGCGCCAGGGCCAGGGCGGTCAGCAGCAGGTCGTTGATCCCGGCGCCGTACGCTCCCGGCGCCTCGTGGATCAGCCGGTGCGTCTCGTCCCGTTCCAGCCGGACCTCCCGGTCCA from Acidobacteriota bacterium includes:
- a CDS encoding VCBS repeat-containing protein; the encoded protein is MLFTLLDTSYPGETIPIAINANAGASSTNALTIRPAAGVAVVIEGNPAANGLIYLNGADWVIFDGVNSGGSSLLLRSTNVSHGTFYFGADATHNIVRNCTVEGASVGVIRFDTPASDGNDYNTIENNIIRDRSDTDGVPLYLIYSTGISYSNSNIAINGNIMRNFSFRAIYSSSSSSSDQWTITNNTITQDVARSTAMTAIDLNAKGTNTISDNLIHDLSTSNTSITCGIWINAPGADGVQTISGNSIFNLSATSSGPIHAIHVDHPGNVRTLVTGNHIYGFGTTSSFDSELCGIFNNGVSGSITPVDIVNNMITLAPDITDNCTFYGICDRGYAGNVTNVYFNTVYLGGNLTSALNPTWGIVQMGPTAMTVKNNIAYNARTTGIGSHYALGKFTSGTFTSDYNACAGTGDTIPANFMYDGSAGVSFETWQAGGRDQNSRSDTAAGMAGHHMVDFEDSNNVIGDLHLVPDSCLFADNTGIPIFGYTTDFDGDTRDITHPDIGADEFFALPRAPFDLNIDNFTDILLRHETSKELTCWLISYSGAAQGPDMGLVTGTDWQLTGVADFDGNGYADILWRQASTGVTSVWKMNAAGHSADFSHGAIPTGWQIAAVADLDADRKADLLLRNTTTHDCVIWYCADGGVVKFEKYLRTVDADWVVLGTGDLNLDGRADIFWRNTVTGDLSAWFVNENGYLGGMTPGNLAADTKVVGIGDADRDYKADLFLRDTTTGDLTIWFCDETHLKGTAPFGFNGSTDWKVAGIGDYNHDFQSDLLWFNSSSGALVVWYGDDTGFLGDLYVGTVDVAWKPQNDLNFGGRSLLSLLGVTPIWQ
- a CDS encoding MFS transporter, producing the protein MNLTADPEPKPARYGLVVLAIGLAPFLGNLDGSIVMIATPTLARTFHADTADVSLVVVAYLLVMAGFSLIFGKLGDRVGTDRVFMAGYAVLTLGSVLCGLAPGLGALVAFRVVQAVGGTMLCATYCALIASNLPENVRGRAFGFTSVLSSVGFAIGAPVGGYILEASSWHWLFLLNVPFGLAGLFLSWKHLRRERPACPEKTPWDTRGAVLSLLALLSLVSALQLGQQSGWVAPLPLALFGVTLACAAAFVVRERTFPHPLVAPAIFRDAATGMAILSALLVLLILDGLLFVFPYYLEVVKGLASDRSGLVLMALPAAIFVFSPLAGYLSDKRSPRLITSLSGAGLFVGTSLFLFCDARTPLAYVVAAFAVFGVSFAFFLTANVTFIMGRAEPGVRGVLSGVLAVINNVGALLGVAVFQVVFALGAAGPAAPSVLAVRGFQRAALLAVALSVPILLNALFGRTKRP
- a CDS encoding SpoIIE family protein phosphatase, whose product is MPFKPIVTRPSIKAGTLGLLAVVLLLCALGYLGIQAYTRSGVSDVFTRSMDDLDDFEGLAGRQLKNAIVTELVFSDLKAYADLIGQRVAEARVTPAPGASPAGRRAAGDPPAAPVPEPDLHAVLSHVLDVEAYRPGFLFVVDRSGRVLVTEGLSRDPFEARFTVGRPLLGPPGDPLSETVGSILRSDRDGGARECTLSGRDWLFLYYGMPKLRCTLVKVLSKDFLAGQVREAGARIAGHVAAIRGKFASLYDRIRVVALMVFAAVLAAGFLIGSTLARAVTRPLVRLTEAARRLGRGDLDQRIDIPSGGEIGELAASFNAMAEDLKVHVRQLAESIAAREAVEEEIRLAARIQRASLPADFPAFAPGAELDLAACLEPSRVVSGDFYDHFFPDESRLFFAIGDVSGKNVSAALFMTTVKVLLKKYALMGLRPDEILRNVNDTLALDNRACMYATVFCGFLDLSTGRLEYCNGGHPHPLLRRGGAFDFVRARANMLVGLTGEARFEAESLELDAGGALFAYSDGVTEARGPGGEQFSEERLRAALLELPGESTAREIVEGVRRAVSDFTGVGERCDDLTMLCIRLPEKALPG
- a CDS encoding ATP-binding protein, which gives rise to MTALFPAELGRFPEMTAFIREGLAALGAGKDVLDTAHVVADELIANVIRHAYPDAPPVADGGGRPLWITVGGGPGRFQVEIADRGRPFNPLCPEGGPPGKGGARGGFGLSVVKGLADDLRYERTGGENRVTFTLAAK
- a CDS encoding STAS domain-containing protein: MINYRFETEADGRTLILGLEGEFDTAGAQVVQDQLEPAVGPEVCRIVFDLSGVTLMASSGLRVIFFARDKIRQGMKVELRGARDLVAKVIRMSGIGQFVDVV